agttgttcatctctatggtccaagatacctCCGCAGTCCAACACCGGCAGACCTCACGCGACTATTAGCTAAAGCAGAACGCCGAGGTTTTCCAGGTATGATTGGAAGCATCGACTGCATGCAttgggagtggaagaactgCCCAACCGCCTATCAAGGGGCATACTCGGGCCGAAAGGGTCGCCCAACGGTTATCCTAGAGGCAGTGGCCTCGTATGATACGTGGATATGGCACAGTTTTTTTGGCTGTCctggagctaaaaatgacattaatgtgctccacctatcgaatgtgttctcagagatccttgccggaagaggcccaactgtcgtctacgaagtccacggacagaggtacaccacagcttattatctggctgacggaatatatccaaggtactctacatttgtcaaaacaatttccaatccccagacgccgcaagataagctcttcgcaaagaaacaagaggcataccggaaagatgtggagagggcatttggcatcttgcaatctcgatgggcaattatacgtcatagttgtacattgcaccacaaatcggtaatgactaccatcatgttagcttgcattatattgcataacatgattgttgaggaagagtatgtggatgatgaggatgatgatgaggaagaagaagaagacttgcaaaacccatcgagggctttccgggtttatgatgggccggtgaatgcacaagggaatcgagttctttttgagccaatcagtagagatggagctaatatacaacggtttcacgaccgtgttgccgatctcgaatccgcttacatccatcgagagctccagaaagacttggtgaaacacatttggagagtggaaaccggtgaaatactttaaatatgttttattgtgtgttttcatgatgtttgtgtttaattattaagcttgtgtttaatttcagtatgtgttttaatttaatgtgtatttcaatttcaacttaataaataaattgcattttatttctcgaaaaatttaaattacataaaatgacgagccaagcccagatttattcttagtacaatactataactactatggaaaaagcacgcgatttgggtgataacaatccgaatatgtttcatcggtaggttgatcttgactagcttctccttcattaaggattgctagtttcctcttggtaaaataccttttcgagattggggtcatagcctccaaatccattgtcatgatccttgtgtcattctcttgtttcttcaatcgtaactcttcttccgcccttgcttcttttcgcttttgaatgtctatgtactccgcataataattaagctcactttcattatgggctagcctcttggtatgccatgatgcttggtcacttgcaatggtatgcaaaacctccacccgttgctcaataggagtcttaccatgtttcttttggcgcatagcttcctttgccgccttggttcccattggtctaggtggactcgatggagttgccgtgttgctttgaggtgtctcattcaattggtcgtcatccaaattgatggttggagatgattcagttgcggaaggagtaccgtgataactacttgcatatggagatggagtagtaggtagcaccgcaacgaaagatggatgatctttaaccacttcccaacattcaaagtgtgtaaactttttcttcttggcattatagtaacatgattgagtttgtcgttcctgatgtaaaaaacttatattaggtatttatttaattacataatttaaataaattagataaaacaaataatgtaaccaattagatatattaaaacaaataatgtaaacaatgctacatatttaaacaaataaaataaaataaataatgtaaataaaattagatatattcaaataattaaatatgtaaacaatgctatatatttaaacaaattagatataaattacataatttaattcatataatcaaataaaaattataatatatgataacacAATGTACTACTTCGTCCATTAGCGAAGTGCCGCTAGCTATACGTTGTCGTGATGCCGCCAAACATTCGccccatttttgcaagagtagcttgaacttgttgtagtgagaagcgagcgcgattcgggtccttggctccttcggaggtttctcacccggtgctagcacccaattttgcatataatcgccatgaattgtctcccacaatttgtccctcttttgtttgttaccgtcatattcatcaatgctatgacggacaaaagaaatgcacatttgtaaatcttcggaaggaagccaatgggtgcccattgttttagaaaaaaatgctaaacgaaaagagagaggagatacgaaaagagagaggagatggagtagtatttataggcaattttttgggagaattttgaaattttggggatttttttacaattttttgggtttatttccgttatgatcaaatagtagccgttgccaattaattctgaccgttggatcgaaatttctgattcaaaatggaaggcccAGATCAATTAGACCGTTGGCCAATCTGCTTGACACGTGGCAGCCATTCATTGGctcgcttttttttttggcgcaTGCGTTGCACGCGtctaacataaaaaaaattcgcccgtgcctgacgtcacccacgggcggtgggctccgccaggcgatcgagcaaacgccggagcaaaatttgctcgaGCGATCGGACGAGCACCGCGGCTGGGTTGACTGGGCGAGCAGctcgcctcctcctgctcgccggTGCGAGCCTCCCCTTCTCTTgctcgagctcctccggctGGTCCCTCCTCTTGCTCGAGCACGCCGGCAAAATTGCTCGCCGCTGCGGATGCTCTTACAGTTGAGTGGATACGTTCTGAAAAActtcaaaaagaagaagtttatGAGCAGTTTCCCTAATGCAGTCATGCTATTACATTCACATTGTGGGTAGCCAAAAAGTAACTTTGttacaaaacaaatatatataggtaAGTACCAACTCATCCTCAATTCGCAACACAAATGATCCACCCATACATCTGCACTGCATTTTGCGCCAACATTGTTAGGGCTTATAGTAAGTTCAGATCCTTATATTCTTAATTTTAGCAACTTTACTATCCTTGCAGGTCTTAAGCATGCAACTTTCACCCTTGCACAATGCTCCGTATCATACATGCAAAAGAAATCTACTCTTATCAGGTTGCCTGTAACAATTCCTTGATATCGTACCCTTGAAGCTGTACTCATACAAACAACCAGAAGAGCAGTTTTAGAGAGATTATGCAATGTTTGCCTGACTTTCATTCATAGTTCAGACTCATACTTTACAAGGTCTGAAGGTCATAACAACAGAGATATTCATTACCTGAAGGAAGGTCAAAAGCAATATTACTCCTGAGTTCCAGAAAGCATGTATTGTGATAGGGGTCAAAAGGTTGCGAGTTTGAGCATATGCCAATCCCATAGCAGCGCCTATACATGATATAAAGTGTAAGCCAAATTTAGGTTGTCTTGATTTCAATAGCAAACTGTAAACATGTTACCTAGTACAAACAGCTGGGGAAACTCTCCAGGAGTGAGATGTGCAAGTGCAAATACAGCTGCACTAATTATGACAGCAACTGGGGTAGGTACCCTGCAataagaaattgaaaaggaGGCTTCAGATTTAGAAATCACCAGTTAACAGGTAATAATCTAAGAGAGTAAACCAAGGAATTTTAAACCCAATGACAACCAATAGTCCAATACAATTAACATGTATCAAACATTTAGAAGATTTGGGAATTCTGCTATACATAAGGTCAACCAGCTTTCTACCATAAATTTCTCAGTCTGTAGACTTATTTATGCATCAAATTCCACTATAAATCTATAATAAGCTTAAGCAACTTTCTTGTAAAAGAGAATCGTAAATCGTTTTATTTGAACTCCAAAGTTCAGACGAACTGTTTCTGCATTCTGACTGTGCCAAAGCAGAGCTGTTGTAGGAGTAAACCAACTGTTTACTCTCCAACTTTTAAAATAGTAACTTAAACTCTGATACAGTGATACTGATGAAAATATTTTCAGTGCACTTCATGAGTGAGTTGTGTTTCCAAGTATTGTAGGCATGTTTTTATTAGTACGGAAGTACTTCATGAATGTTTATGGCAGTGTACAGAAGAATGAATTACTTGGATCATGTTATGCAGCTCTGAAAAGCAAAAGAACAACATACCACTTAGTCATGGAGACCATAAAGAACCCCCGGAAAACAGTTTCCTCAAGAATTGGAGCCAAAATTCCAGTGATGCCTAACAAGCAAGCAGTGCTGCAATGAAAATGAACAACAGCTTAATCAACTCACGTCCCAGTGATGATGAAGGGTTTTCAACACTTGAGTCAATGCATTCAATAAATCCAGGACATTTACAAAATGCAAAGTTCTTATATGAAGTACCTAATACTTGATGATCCAATTAGTGGGAGCAAACTAACTAGAGCGTCCTTCTGAAACCAAGATAAAAGAACTAAAGATTATTTCCAGGAtctcttaaatattgaaattacTAAACATCTTCTCCACTGCTCTTTATAATGAAGATAAAGTGATCAGCTGAACTCCAAACCTCTCTTTGTGGGGTCTCCCCGCTGAAAAAAGATGTGGCAGCCCCTGTCAATGCCACAGCAGCTACAGCACCGACGAGACCAACTCCAGCCCATAAAAGCCACCCTCTTTTTAGACTGAAAGGCTCCCTCCAATCTGCAACAGTATTAGCTTATATTAACTCAAGGGATCACCTTCTCCAGGCTTGACAAATCCAAGTCTTCAAAAAATGATTCGTAAGTTTCAGTTTTGCAATTCATGTAGAACTACTAATGCATACATAACTTCTATTTGGTTGAAGCAAGTAACAAACTAATGGTTGAAAACTTTAACAGGCAATCTTAAACCTCTTTGTTTGAAATAATCAGCCCTAAATGCTGAGAATTTGAAATATTCACCAAGTTAGATAGGAGTAGTACCATAGCGATATATATCTTGTGGCAACGGTTGGAAAGTGCTGGCAACGGTATACAGAACTCCAAGTATAGCTGCAGTAGTAAGTCTACCAAAAAAGAACAACATCAATTAGACCCTCGGAAACTTCTAATGCACAAGTCTAAGTGAAATAAGCATCTTGTTTCAAGCCAGATAAAAGACCAATCATTTGAAATCTGAACATAAAATTTCAGGTTAAAATCGCACCAAGCACAACAAACTACAATGTGATAATGCATACCCTTGAGCAGCCAAGAGAAACTCAGCCTTCTcatccaaactcaaatcctGAATGTTCAATCCTACATAAGGTACAACTGCTGCCTCCACCAATCCTGTCAAAACAAAACTGCCTGGGCCAAAATTAATATTGCTACAATTCCTACAAAAGTGTAACACTTACAACGATGCAACTGAAAAATGCCAAAACTCACCTCAGCCCACAAGCAAGTGATGTCAATGAGACTGTTTGCCACTCCCAGGGCACATCCCACCTCTTCAAAATCTGCAAGCCCCCTTCATTTTCCTGTAGCAAcaattgaaataaaataaaaaacaaggtAAAAGCTTAGTTTTTTGAGTGTTCAGTTGAGTTTGGTTTTGGTTAGAGCTGGAAGAAAAAGTGATGACCTTATCTTGGAAATCGGGTTTTGGGCTTCCTGGGGAGCTGGAGAAGCAGACATGACGCGGCGGCCGGGTGGTGGTTGTGAGGCGTGAGAGGTGGTTTGTGCGGGCACTGAGGAAAAGGGTGTGGGTTCGTTTGAGGAAAGTTTTGGATGAAATTAAGGTGGGGGAGTTTGAGGAAATGGGAAGGGGGGATTGAGCTAGAGATGTGAAGAGGGTGTAAACCATTGCTGATTAATGAGAGGTTTCAATGGCTGGGTGTCTAGTCTCTTGAGGCATGAAGAGAGGagctaaagaagaagaagaagaagaagaagactagtGATATACTGGAACAGGGGATAAGGCGCTATTTGGTACTAACTGCTTCAACTGTTTGGGCCTTTGATAATATACATCTCTTGACTGACCAACTACAGCCCGATTATTGGTTGGGTTGGAATTTGGAAATACTTGCATTCAAAATTCAGCACATTACCAAGTATAATGTCTTTCATCTAATTGAAAATTCTATGGTACCAATAGGATTGTTATCGCACGTTATTGAGGTCACATATATAAAAATCAATTGTCAACAACAGAATTATAATGTTTTTATGTGAGACTTTGGTAAGATATATTATTTGGAAAATATGAAGTAAACAAGTGTGAGCTAGATTACTCTATCCTTCACTTTCATGTGTCGAATATTAAACATCACCTTTGTCACAAGAGAACGGAATATGGCAGCCTATGTGGTTGCTCATTTTTGTAGTTTGAATTGAAGGCGTGTTAGTTGGCTAGAGATTGGGCATGATTGGCTCATAATCTCTTTTCGagttttaataaatttttcattctaaaaaatatatatgtcgaaaattaaatttcatgaTGTTTACTTATTCAACGTATGTAACATTGTGGTTTTTCTGGCTAAGTCCGAACCTTAATCAGTTGCCAGATGTAGTATCTTCCCATGATAATCGGACAaaggcttgtattagaaatgGTTGATTATATTATCCTAATATCTATTCATGTGGAAAGCTGACTTTTTGTTGTTGTCCCATAGATAATAGCAGCATGTTTAAGTGGGATCTTGCCATCTTATTTTAAACTCGGATCTGATCTAAATCAAGCAAAAGTCCAACTCCATCCCTGGTTTGCAACCCCACGAAGTGCTCAACGTCAATGTTGTATCATAAGCATGAGCACATCAATAACCACTAATATAATCCTAAGTTCATAACCTTAATACGGAACTCGATGCACTAATATAATCCTTACGAGTAAGGTAAGTTGGTAACAATGTTGAAGTGTAGTATACTGTGTTATGATACCTTGCTTCATGCTGCCATTGACCCCGACAGTCCGTTGGTTTGTTAAATAGCACCCAACCAAGATATGTCATTTGTCATACCTAAAACGTAATCAATAGATCTAGAAATAGTGGTTATTGCCTAATGAAGCGTGGTGTCCAACATAACTTCAGTTGTTCAAGTAGCCAAAAAATGTGTCCCAACTCCCAACGTACCGATGGGAGCATTTTTCAATCGATGTTTGAATCCAATACTATATTTGGGTGGGTTGTCGACATGGTTTCAAAAGaggtaaaaaaagaaaatactaGTATGGGCCAGGTATGGGCCGTGATGTCAATTAGATCTGATATCGCCCATTGCAAAAATGGAAATAATTGCCTCAGTCGCCGTGTGGGTCCCGCCCCGACATCTCTCGTCAGGAACCGGCCCACCACCATTATAGGTTTTCTATTACTTTCAATCAAGTGAATCAACCAAGTCCGGATCTTACTCGGCGTTAATGGGAAAAGATTGTTGGTCATTTTTGGTGAGAGAAAGGGATCTTAAGTCATCCTATCATTCCTATGCTCCTACGATTCttaaatcaactcaaatatgtTCTAGGACTACACTCATATGTAATCTCTGTTCAACCTTGTTAAAGCTCTAGCTAGATATGAGCTCCAATTAAACTCAATTCATTTACAAGCACCAACAAACACTCTATGTATTCGAGTCGATAAGAGTTTAGGCGTACAATATAACCTTATTTTCCTGGTCAAAATAACTCGGAACATTGATTCGTTATTTATTCTTAATCATTCTGATTGAGCCACAGTCAGCCAGTCAGCTAGTATCTTCAAAATGGAGTGAAATGTAGTTAATTAAGAGAAAGTACCCGCGTTTTAAAGTAAAAACCCCAAAAACACATACATGGGTATTCTCCGAGTCTGCGTACCAAAGCGCGGGTACTTAGATCTGGCCCACCAAATTAATAAGGTTCCATTAACTACGGGACGAGACCGTGATCTCATGTCGTATTGTCGTATTCCATACAACACACGGTCACACGGCACACGTTATTAATCTTCCAATTTTCCActtaataaaaaaagaaaaaaagaaaaaaagaaaaatggcgTGACAGTCCAAATTCCCATATTCCCCCCTCATCATTTTCAGATCATCAGAATCACAGAGCCTCAGAGCTCTCTACCTCTCCTTCTCAGATCCTCCTCGACACGTCGCACCGTCATTTCACTCGGCAATACTCCAATAgttatatacaatatataaacTATAGTTATATATACACCACCTCCGCTCCACTTCCCTCATAATTTTGAAGCCTGGGAggtctctctttcttttgccTTTTTCCTGGTTCTCTGATACTGATAGATCTTGTAGATCTGGGCCTGCCTTATGCCATTGGTAAGCGATCTGATTCTTACTTTGTTACTTACTGTCTGCTTACTCACTAATCACCTGCTTTAATTACTCTCGGCTTTCGCTAATTAGAGCTCGATTCCACTTCTTGAACTCTGTTAAGCTTTCGCACGTAGTTCTTTAATACTAAAGCTTGCTTGCTTAGAAAGAACGCTTCAGTTTTTAATTCGGACTgttaatcttttttttaatctgaTGCGTAGTGTATAAGCTTTGATTCTGTTGGATGCTGATACTGTGGTAATTTTGGATCCTGTGGAGTAATTTATGCTGTGATTGTAGTGGTGCCAAGTTACTGCTTTGTTATGAAGAGTTTCGCGTAGTTttgaacatagatttgtgATGGATTTGGAGGTTGAGGTTTTCTGTGGTGATGAGATGTGGGAGTGGGCTTGTTTTTGTGGTTATGCAGGCTCCAGATGGCTGCGAAAACTAACGCCGACGGCCGGACCAGGGGCTCCGTCCAGATTTTCATTGTGGCTGGATTGTGCTGTTTTTTCTACATTTTGGGTGCTTGGCAGAGGAGTGGCTTCGGCAAGGGCGACAGTATTGCTGTAGAGGTTACTAAGACCAAGGCTGACTGCAGTGTGATACCGAGTTTGAGTTTTGAGTCCCACCATGGCGGTGGAGCTGGCAAGATTGGATCCGAGGCGCCCAAAGTGTTTGAACCTTGTCATCCTCGTTACACTGATTACACGCCGTGCCAGGATCAGAAGCGCGCAATGACGTTTCCTAGGGATGATATGAATTACAGGGAGCGGCATTGTCCTCCTGAGGCAGAGAAGCTGCATTGCCTCATTCCGGCACCCAAGGGGTATGTGACTCCGTTCTCGTGGCCGAAGAGCAGGGACTATGTGCCTTATGCAAATGCGCCGTATAAGAGCTTGACTGTTGAGAAGGCTATCCAGAACTGGATCCAATATGAGGGTAATGTATTTAGATTTCCTGGTGGGGGAACACAGTTTCCTCAAGGGGCAGATAAGTATATCGATCAGCTGGCTTCTGTGATACCAATTGAGAATGGTACGGTTAGAACTGCGCTGGACACTGGTTGTGGGGTACGCCGCTTTCTCCCAATATACCTGTTTCTTAATCTGTgactttccttttctttgatGAGAAAATATTTGACATTGTCTTTTGATCCATATGATGTTAACAATGACGCTACTTCTCTTAGGTTGCCAGTTGGGGTGCATATCTGTTGAGTAGAGGTGTTATTGCCATGTCATTTGCACCAAGAGATTCACATGAAGCACAGGTACAATTTGCTCTGGAAAGAGGTGTGCCTGCAGTAATTGGTGTTCTGGGTACAATAAAGCTGCCATATCCATCCAGAGCCTTTGACATGGCTCACTGTTCTCGCTGCTTAATTCCGTGGGGAATAAATGGTAAGAATTCAAAATGCTAAATTAAGAGTCAGGAActagtgaaagaaaaaaaaagggcctAATACGTAGGGTCAGTTTTTGATATATACTAAACAGCAGTTTCATTAAAGTCTTGAACTTA
This is a stretch of genomic DNA from Argentina anserina chromosome 4, drPotAnse1.1, whole genome shotgun sequence. It encodes these proteins:
- the LOC126791139 gene encoding uncharacterized protein LOC126791139, giving the protein MVYTLFTSLAQSPLPISSNSPTLISSKTFLKRTHTLFLSARTNHLSRLTTTTRPPRHVCFSSSPGSPKPDFQDKENEGGLQILKRWDVPWEWQTVSLTSLACGLSFVLTGLVEAAVVPYVGLNIQDLSLDEKAEFLLAAQGLTTAAILGVLYTVASTFQPLPQDIYRYDWREPFSLKRGWLLWAGVGLVGAVAAVALTGAATSFFSGETPQREKDALVSLLPLIGSSSISTACLLGITGILAPILEETVFRGFFMVSMTKWVPTPVAVIISAAVFALAHLTPGEFPQLFVLGAAMGLAYAQTRNLLTPITIHAFWNSGVILLLTFLQLQGYDIKELLQAT